The following nucleotide sequence is from Barnesiella viscericola DSM 18177.
GGCTTAACAAGGCCGAGAGTGGTTTCCTCACCATGTATCTGAAAGACCAGAAGATGGAGAAGATTATCATCTGGCCTCAGCCGCAGGGCAGCCTCACCCCCATGGAGCAGGTGAAGCCCGATCAGCTCTATCTGCCGGCCTACAAATGGTACAGCGAGTTGAGGCCGACCGGTCCCGACGACATTTTCCGCAAACCCGAGGTGAAGGTCGAGGTGGTCGAGGAGGATAAGAAGAAACACCGGTTCGGCCGGTAGTAAAGCGAGAAAGAGGAGGTATTATGAGCGATATAATCCATTTGTTGCCCGACTCGGTGGCCAATCAGATTGCGGCAGGCGAAGTGATACAGCGCCCGGCTTCGGTAATCAAGGAGCTGGTTGAGAATGCTGTCGATGCCGGGGCCACCACGATTCAGATTGTGCTGAAAGATGCCGGGCGCACCCTTATCCAGGTTATTGACAATGGCAAGGGCATGTCGCCGACCGATGCCCGGCTGGCGTTCGAGCGCCACTCGACCTCCAAGATTCGTTCGGCCGAGGATCTCTTTACCCTGCACACCATGGGGTTCCGGGGCGAGGCCTTGGCCTCTATCGCAGCGATTGCCCAGGTTGAGCTGCGCACCCGCCGCAGCGAAGACGAGGTGGGTACCTGTGTGCGCATGTCGGCTTCACACTGCGAGGGGCAAGAGTCCATATCGACGCCCGTGGGCAGCAACTTTGCCGTGAAGAATATCTTTTTCAACGTACCGGCTCGCCGAAAATTTCTCAAATCGAATCAGGTGGAGCTGAGTAATATTCTGGGCGAGTTTGAACGCATGGCGCTCATCAACACGCAGGTGGCCTTTACGCTCACCCACAACGATACCGAACTGTTCAATCTGCCGGCCTCTAACTTGCGTCAGCGCATCGTAGCCCTCTTCGGGAAGAGCCTCAACCAGCAGCTGCTGGCGCTCGACACCGAGACCTCGCTGGTCAAGATTTCGGGTTATGTGGGGCGGCCCGAGTCGGCCCGCAAGAGGGGAGCCCTGCAATACTTCTTTGTCAACGGCCGCTACATGCGTCACCCCTATTTTCACAAGGCGGTGACCATCTGCTACGAGCATCTGGTGCCGGTGGGCGAGATGCCCAACTACTTTATCAACCTCACGGTCGAGCCCGAGACCATCGACGTGAATATCCACCCCACGAAGTCCGAAATCAAGTTCGAGAACGAACAGCCCATCTGGCAGATTCTCTCGGCCTCGGTCAAGGAGGCTCTGGGCAAATACAGTGCGGCGCCCACCATCGATTTTGACATGGACGATGCCCCCGAGATACCCATCTCGAAACCGGGAGCGCACGTGGCACCCCCGACGGTACAGGTCGACAAGTCGTACAATCCGTTCCGCCCGGGTGGCGGTGGGGGAGGTGCGGCCGCCAAGCGCCCCCAGTATGACTGGCAACAGCTGTACAGCAGCTTCAACAATTCGTCGCGCGAGGAGGAGCCTTTGCGTCCCGATGCGGGCGAGGAGGTGCCGTCGAAAGCCGATTTCTCGGGCGATTATGTTTCGAAACTCTCTGACGATACTCCGGGTGAGAACAATACGATTTTCCCCGAGTTTGAGTCGAAACTGAACCAAAGCGGACGACCCGTGTTACAGTTGAAGGGACGATATATCACCGTGCCGACTCCCGACGGACTGATGGTGGTCGACCAGCACCGGGCGCATGGTGTGGTTCTGTTCGAGCGCTTTATGGCCGGTATCTCGTCGCGCGAGATGGCCTCGCAGCGCATTCTCTTTCCCGAGATGATGCAACTCACCGTGTCGCAGGCTGCCGTGCTGCGTTCGATTTGGAGCGAGTTGACCGCCTTGGGATTCGACTTGGCCGACATGGGGCAGAACAGTTATTCGGTTAATGCCGTGCCGGCCGGAGTCGAGGGTGTCGATGCCTGTGACCTGATTGGGCAGATGATTGCCACCGCCTCGGAGAAGGAGCACGATGCGAAGGCTTCGTTGCAGCAACGCATTGCCTGGACCCTGGCCGAGGCCGCCGCCGTGCCGGTGGGGCAGACCCTCTCGAAGGAGGAGATGTCGACTCTCGTCGACGACCTGCTGGCTCTCAAAACACCGGCTTATACGCCTTCGGGGAAGAGTGTCTTTGTCGTCATCTCGTATGACGAGTTGCAGAAACGTTTCAATTAAAATCGAGTATATGTTAGTCCTGTTGTCACCGGCCAAGACCATGACCGGAAAGAGCAAGGTGCGGGTGCCCGAAGTGACTTGCCCGCCGTTTATCGACGAGGCTACTCGGATAGCCCGTGAGATGGTCGGCTATTCGGTCGACGAACTGACCGAGATGTTGGGGGTGAATCGGGCACTGGCCTTGCAGACGCGGGAGCGCTATCACGACTTCCTGTCGCCCGATACGGCAGTCATTCCCGCCTTGCTGGGCTATACCGGCATTGTCTTTCGTTATTTGGCTCCGACCGATTTCTCGGAGGCTGATTTCGCTTATGCCCAGGATCATCTGCGCATCGCCTCGGCCTGTTACGGTCTAACGCGACCGCTCGACGGTATCAAGCCCTATCGCATGGAGTATACGGTGGAGTTGCCTTCGATAGGCGAGCCGTTGGCCGACTATTGGCGCCCGCGACTCACCGACCGGCTCGTGGCCGATGTGCAGGCAGCCGGTGGTATTCTGGTCAACCTGGCCAGCCGCGAGATACAGCAGTCGCTCGACTGGGCCCGTCTCTCCCGGGAGGTGCGGGTGGTGACTCCCGAGTTTAAGGTGATCAAGGGCGACACCCTTAAAACCATTGTGGTTTATGCCAAGATGATGAGAGGGGCGATGACCCGTTTTATCTTGAAAAACAGGCTCACCGCCCCCGATGAGTTAGAGGCCTTTTCGGCCGAAGGGTTTCACTATTCTGCCCGTCACTCCACGCCCGATCACCCTCTCTTTATCGTGTGAGGGGGCAAGGGCGTGACATGGGTTGTCTTCTTCTCGACAAGTGCTTGGAACCAGCCTTGTCGTTTACCTTGCCGTGAGTTTTCCTCCCTCCTTTTTGGGAAAGGTCAGATAAATAACTCGGGCTCCTTGCGCGATTCGCACGCCTTTTTCAGCATGCGGATAGAGAGGGCCACTTTCAACTTGCTTACCTTGCGGGCCTGTTGCGGACACACCGCGATACAC
It contains:
- the mutL gene encoding DNA mismatch repair endonuclease MutL, which translates into the protein MSDIIHLLPDSVANQIAAGEVIQRPASVIKELVENAVDAGATTIQIVLKDAGRTLIQVIDNGKGMSPTDARLAFERHSTSKIRSAEDLFTLHTMGFRGEALASIAAIAQVELRTRRSEDEVGTCVRMSASHCEGQESISTPVGSNFAVKNIFFNVPARRKFLKSNQVELSNILGEFERMALINTQVAFTLTHNDTELFNLPASNLRQRIVALFGKSLNQQLLALDTETSLVKISGYVGRPESARKRGALQYFFVNGRYMRHPYFHKAVTICYEHLVPVGEMPNYFINLTVEPETIDVNIHPTKSEIKFENEQPIWQILSASVKEALGKYSAAPTIDFDMDDAPEIPISKPGAHVAPPTVQVDKSYNPFRPGGGGGGAAAKRPQYDWQQLYSSFNNSSREEEPLRPDAGEEVPSKADFSGDYVSKLSDDTPGENNTIFPEFESKLNQSGRPVLQLKGRYITVPTPDGLMVVDQHRAHGVVLFERFMAGISSREMASQRILFPEMMQLTVSQAAVLRSIWSELTALGFDLADMGQNSYSVNAVPAGVEGVDACDLIGQMIATASEKEHDAKASLQQRIAWTLAEAAAVPVGQTLSKEEMSTLVDDLLALKTPAYTPSGKSVFVVISYDELQKRFN
- a CDS encoding YaaA family protein; this encodes MLVLLSPAKTMTGKSKVRVPEVTCPPFIDEATRIAREMVGYSVDELTEMLGVNRALALQTRERYHDFLSPDTAVIPALLGYTGIVFRYLAPTDFSEADFAYAQDHLRIASACYGLTRPLDGIKPYRMEYTVELPSIGEPLADYWRPRLTDRLVADVQAAGGILVNLASREIQQSLDWARLSREVRVVTPEFKVIKGDTLKTIVVYAKMMRGAMTRFILKNRLTAPDELEAFSAEGFHYSARHSTPDHPLFIV